A window of Chrysoperla carnea chromosome 3, inChrCarn1.1, whole genome shotgun sequence genomic DNA:
TCAACTTGCAACAATCTGAATTTGGGAAAATGCCCCGCAAAACAAACACCGACTTCGGTAAGTTTTGAATTTAACTGTTTAATCTTTTTCTCAGGTAAgttcaaaaaaacataattaaaatgtgtaaacaatttaataatcaaacaaaTGTACCCAAACAGCCACCATTTGACCTATCACAAACCGGTAATCATTTGAATATTGGCAAGACGTTTCCAAATGTTGTTCAAAATGGTCCACATCATGTAGACGCACAGGCTTATGGGAAAATTCCTCTAACACAACAAACACCACCTGGggtaagttttaattttgttattttgggTTTAAAACCTATTTATAACTCCTGACGAAAAACTAATGGTATCTGTTTTTGATCTATTTGTGGCATCATTTCTGCCAAAtggatttttaaatcatttaatccAGATATGCTTCCAGAAAtagatttcaataaatattactagcctatttaaaaatcaaagttttttgatttaataaccTTTGGGTAAGTTGTagctctttttttttgttcagaGGTTATCAATCttagaatattataattttactaaaaaattaataaaaaaaacttttgtttctctatgattaaaatattcaccaaactaaaattttcaaaattttttgtgaccGATTGCATCTCCAACTCTAATGGTTCAGTTGGTTAATGCGTAATCCGTTCTGTACGCAGTGTGTCTAAGGGGCCAGGTTCAATTTCCGTCGTCACaacaataatcaattttaattcataagtAATGGGATGATGTGTTGCATGATGGTGTATCTATGATGgtgtatgcatgaaggaggtgtattctgcctctcaaaataattaactGAAATATTCTACAAAAGGTGATACCACAATAGGCAAGTTGGCCCATCTAAATTGAGGCCTAAATGAGACCCTCGTGGACAGCTAATATTACCTAACGTAACCTTACCATAtggaaaatttggtaaatataatttggtaattttaaaatggatatttattAGCTCAACCTTTtccaatgttaaataaaaaacataatgatttcttctaaataattttttaatttacgccgacgtttgttaaattttgtaggTTGGAGGTGGATTACAATACAGACACGATTTTGGACACAGTGCATCCGTAAATGTTGATCACGTGAAGGATTGGGGTACAACGGTTCAAGCTCAGGCTAACGCAAGATTATTTCAGAGTAGAGATCGAACCGCAAATTTGGATTTAGGAGCAGGAGCTCGACAACATTTTGGACCACGGCCAAGTCCTATGCAAGGACAAGTAATGCTtggtttcacaaaaaaattttaaaaagataatttccattttttatat
This region includes:
- the LOC123296649 gene encoding uncharacterized protein LOC123296649: MSDKKLQMNTPLQPSTCNNLNLGKCPAKQTPTSPPFDLSQTGNHLNIGKTFPNVVQNGPHHVDAQAYGKIPLTQQTPPGVGGGLQYRHDFGHSASVNVDHVKDWGTTVQAQANARLFQSRDRTANLDLGAGARQHFGPRPSPMQGQVMLGFTKKF